From the Kogia breviceps isolate mKogBre1 chromosome 10, mKogBre1 haplotype 1, whole genome shotgun sequence genome, the window TGCTGTGAGGCTGACACCCCTGGGTCCTGGAGGAAAACTGCCCCAGAGAGCAGAGGAACTCTGATGTCTGATAGTCCCTGCTTCCCCAGCGCCAGCCTCACAGGCTTTCCAGCTCCTGTACCCCAGGCCACAGTTTGTCTTGGCAGTGGGGACGCCTGGGCCAAGGTGTCGTCTGGAACAAAGGTGGAGGGGACCCTTGGTGGCTGCTCTGGCCCAGACACATACCTCGGTGTTCCCTATCCCTCCGTTAATGTCTCACCACATAGTAGCTTTGTACCTGTTGATGTGTTTTGGAGAGTCTAGGGTCTGCACCCTTGTTTATAATAAATCCAACTATTTGGAGCTGCTGTCTCCTTTCTTGGCTGCTGGGATTGGGTTTTAGGCTAGGTATCATTTCCATCCAGTATTTGAAGTTCCTGTTTTCCCTACTTTTATTGGGCTCAGACGTCTGACCATCCTGCTAGGGAGGGTGACGGACAAAGACTGCCACTTCCTGTGCCCCCGGCCCCAGGTGTCTCAGTGTGGGCAGAAGTGCGGGAGGCTCTCAGGCTGCCACGGTGGGTAGAGGTGAGTGATCACTCGGTGCTGTGGAGGGTCTTTATtagtcagaattttcttcttggCCTACTGCCCGGGTATTGCCAAGGACAGCCTATACAGCGTGGCTACTGCCAAGGTCAGGAAGGCCAGCAGGCCCAGTGGGGCCAGCAGTCCCTCCCTGGGTGGGGCTCCAGGGCTCTTCACTGGCGAAAGGGGCTTAGGGTTCCTGTTTCCACCACGGTTGGGGCTGGTGCCCCTGGCTCTGGCCAGGGGTACAGTGGCCGTAGCAGCAGATGGCCTTGGGCTGGTTCCAGTTGAGGCTGTGACCACGTACATCGGCTTGACGGTGCTGAAGGGCCTGGCGTGAGCATCTACCCACCGCAGCAGGGCCTGTGGCCTCCACTGACAGATGCTGAGCAGGGCTAGGACGTCACCCTCGGCTGTGTGTGAGTCTGGTGGGGCCTGCCCGTACAGGCGCATGTAGATGCTGCCCAGGCTGTAGCTCTTCCTTGGGCCGTGCTCTGAGGGGCTGTCAGCTTGCTCCAGGGCCTTCAGGGCAGCAATGCTATCGACACAGAAGGCGCCGTCCAGAGCACTGGCAAGGCCCAGCACAGCCAGCTCTGCCTGGAGCAGGGGGAAGTCGTAGCGGTCACCGTTGTGTGCCACGAGGCACCAGGGCTGTGGCTGGCGCTGCAGGAAGGCTCGGAGCATGTTGGCCAGGTTGGCATCGAAGCATTGACGCCCGTGTGCAGCCAGCACAGCTGTGCTCAGGCCTGTGATCTCACTGGCTGCAGGGCTACAGGCCTTTCCCGGAGCCACGCACAGGGAGAGCTTGTCCAGCACCCGGGGTGGTGGGGGCACTGTTGAAGGAGGCCCCTGAGGGGTGGGGAGTCTCTCCAGGGCCCATCTGTGGATGGCCAGCAGGcatagctctgtgaccttgggctgggAGAAGGGCAGGCCAGTGGcctccaggtccaggaagatgaGGGTCTGCACAGGACCCGGGGGCAAGGCCTGCGAGCCCATGGTGGGTATCTGCCGCTGAGCCTGGGGAGGagcacggggtggggggtgggtgtgtgAGTGCCCAGTGATAAGAGGTAAGgcaagtggggtggggtgggcaggagcACCCCTCTGGCCTTCCCTGCACGGGCAGGCACTGTTGCTGAGCTCCAGGACCCATTTCCAGGGCAGGAAgccagggagggtggggtggCTTTCTTAGTGGGACCAGCACACTGTTTTCTGTTCAGGGGAAGGCTTGGCTCCTCCCCTTAGTGCCTGCTTAGTCCAGTGGGGGTTGGTGGGGCAGGTACCCATGGCCCTCCCACCCTACTCCCTCCCCTCGGGGGTCCTCACTTACCGAGTAGCAGGCAGGCAGAAATGACTCGGGGTGCACGCCCTGGTTCTTGCCAGCTGGTTTTTGCCGCTGGCAGCCGTGGCGGGAAGTGAAACGGCCTGAGCCCGCCCAGCGGCTGGTGTGAGCAAGGCCCGCCCCGCTTGTCAGCCTGCCTGGGCTGTTCCTCCTGCCAACATCCGTCCCTCCCCAGGCACCCACAGTGCTATCCCCAAAGGCCTTCTCAGACCTCTCGCTGTGGGCCTGCTGGCTGGCACAACGCATCAGGGCCCTCGTGCCCTCACACCGAGAGGACAGGGCTATGGGGCAGGCTAGCTCCAGGACTCAAGCCTGCTGGGAGCCCCTGCCGTGGCCGTTTTGCACCCACCCCTTGGCCCCATTTTTCCAGGCCTCCCTGGTTTAGGCCTGGGCTGAGGGCCACCTTTTTCCCTGCCGCACCATGGTTTCTTCCCATGGCCTCAGGCGAAAGTGATGACTCAGAACAATTCCactggcagggcagggcagggcagggcagggcagggcagggcagggctcctTCCTCAAAGCAGATTCATTACCATGGGGCTGCCAGCCAGGAACCGGAAGAAGGATCTCAGCCTTCCCTGTGTCCCCCTTCAGCTCTGTCCCTCCCACTTAGCCGACACAGATCAGACTCAGGAAACGTAAGGCTGGCCTTTTCTCTAACAGCCAGTCACTGCTTTTAATCAGGGGATGAGGTAAGGAAAGTAGTGGTGCTGGTGCCACCATGTGGCTCGATGCTCACAGGCCTCAGCCACAGTCCATCTCGGGGTCATCCACATCGGCCTCCACAGCACAGAGATCATCCAGGGCTGCCTCTGAGCCAAAAACAAGAGGGTTCTGTGGTGAAGTCCTGCCTGAAGGTGCTGGGACTGGGGGAggtcccacctctcctccccaccaggCCCACAGGAACTAAGCAGTCCCTTCCATACCCAGGCCTTGCTCCCTCAGCTACTGCAAGCAAAATAATACAAAGGCAATTCAGACAGGGATGTTTCTGGAAAAACCATGGCTCTGCCAGGAGGACTCAGTAGATATGAGCAAAAGGCAGGCTGATATGCTGAGAGAAGAACCGGAGCGGGAAGCAAAGAATGGCTGTAATGCCGGCAAAGGCTGTGTGGATGGAGCGCTGCTGACCTAAGGCCAGGTAGTCTGATTTGTCCACAAACTTCAGGGTAAACTCCACAtgtgggctggggcagggaggggccctcCTGCAGGCTCACCTTCACAGCCTGTCACGTCAGGAAGCCCTCGAATCAGCATGCTGACCCCTGGCATCACCTGGTCGTACTGATGCAGGACCTCCACGCAGTGCACAGTGAAAAGCTTGTCCTTTTGGGACAGACTGTGCAGCAGCAGCACTGTATCTCGCAAACACCGCACCGTCCGCTTCTGCTGGTCAGTCCTCGGGGGCCCCCCTGCCCTCCGCACTGTCAGCCACTGTCTGTGCAGCATCACCGTGAGTGCTCTGACCACCTGGGGGAGGGCGCAGGCTGAGGTCAGGCCAGGTGGTCCCTGCACCCTGACAACCTGCTTAGCTGGGCAGCATCTTTCCTAGCCACCCAGGTGAGGAAGGTTCTGAGCAGTGACACCAGGGTCTAGCCCTGGTGAAGGAGCATGGGATGGTTTCACAGGGCCCTGTCATCCACCAACAGAGCTGCCCACTGTCGGCCCCTGCCTGCCCCCGGCACTCACCTCCACGTTGCACTGGCAGCTGGAACCAGTgactggggaggaggggctcTGCACAGCAAGCTTAGCCAGGAGCCACACAGCCTAGAACAAGAACAGACTGTCCCATCCATGGCACAGTGAGGCCCTGGTCACAGCGAGGGCTTTCTCAGGCTTCTACAGGAGCTCCAGTTGCCTCAGCAACTGCTTGTCTGCACTAATGGGATCCAAGAGGTGGTAGTGTTTTGGGACATTCCCAGGAGACACTCAGGACCAACATCTGTGTCTCACCACTGACCCACCTGCATCCGTGCCCACCTCCAGCCACCAGGCAACTTTGCCAAGTCCCAGGATACCTTGGGCTCCGACTATACTGTACCTGTGTAGTATGCAGCCCTGCAAATGAGTTTACCTTGCTAGTGGCTCAACGCGTTACCAAAATGAATTAAAGCTTCCTTTaattcccagaggaagaagagtggCTCTTACATGGGATGGAGTagtgtggggtgggatggggtggggtggtgagCAGCACAGAAGGGGCTCTGATGTCTTTACCTCTTGTTCCAGCTGAAGCCACTGTGTCTCCGAGGCGGCTTTGTCAGGCCTCGATGTGATGTACATGTACAACAGCAGCAGGAGGCAGCCTTCTGGAAAGGACACCCCATCTGTCACTCAGGATCTGCTTTCTCGCCCAGTGCCTGAGGTACAAGCTGCAGAAGCCCTCAGGAGGCCCCGGACCTGCCCCTGCCATCACCCTTCCCTCCAAGCTGCAGGAGTCAGATGCGCGCCCCTGGCCTGCTTTACCCGGGTGGGAGCAGAGCTGAGGTGCAAGCTTCTCATGGTCCACCAGGAGGGACAGGAGCTCAATAGTCAGCAGCACACTAGGCAGGGGTGTCTCTGGGCGCAGGCACTGTGGCAGCACCCGGAACACGCACTGGAACCTGAAACACAGGGCCCCAGAGAGACGTGACACCTCCAACCCAATCCCATAACTCACCCTCACCTTTCACGGTAGGCAACAGGAAATTGAAGAGGCCAGTAAAAAGGAGACTCGATTCAGACAGACCTGGTTTCAAATGCCACCCTACTCGCTGATACTTGTTTCAGGTGAACGAGTGGGTACTGCCCTTCACTGTGGGACTGCTGTGGCTTAGAGATGACAGGCCCTTACCTGGCACAGTGCCCCCCTGGACCTCGGGTGCTGGCCTCCACACTACTCTtgggctccttcctgcctctgctcCCAAAGAGGGAGGCAGGTTCAACTTGAGTGTGAGAAGTGTCCTGTGCCCACCACCAGAGGACTGGCCAGGCGTCAGCAGTGACAATGTGGACTTGGCTATGGTTGGATCTTATGAGACCACTCGCTGGGCAAGGAAGACTTCATTTTCCTAACTTGTCAGGAAACGCCAGCTCCTCTGCCACCACATATGAGAAGGTACGCACTCAGGGTGTGCATGGTGAGGGGCTTGGGCACCCTCCCCCTATGGCGCATTCATTACCAAGGAACCGAGTCTGAAGACAAGCACTGCTTTTTGCTCAACCCACACAGCCTCATGGGTGGGGCGAGGGGCATTTCTGCAGGTATGTCCCTTTTCATGCACATGGCACCGAGGGTTAAGAATATTCCTTGTACACCATTAGGAAGCAAGGTCTATTTGGGGTGAACTCATTTTAGAGCAAATCCTGTATGAGAGACAAGCTGAATGTTTCTAGTCACCAGGGAGTGTGGAACTTTGTGGGAAACTGGAATTTAACCGGTTACTACCTAATTTCATTATTAGGCCAGAAGTGGCCCCTGAAACTAAAAAAATCCATCTTTATATACAACACAGtggtttccaaattatttttgacAGCATCGGAGCtgcctttttaaatgaaaattttttttttggcacagCCCCTAAATGCACAATAAATAAGTCATGCTGCCTTGGCTGAGCTGGGGATGAGAACTTTTTGTTCAAAAACGCCTGCCATGCCAGTACCTGGGGAGCTACGCTGAACCTACCCGTTCCCTGCAGTGGGAAGACAAGAGTCTGAGGGGATGATGTGCCCTCAAGCCTGGGTGGGCAGTGGTGCCTTTCATAGGAGATCACAACCTGCCCGGCTGCTCGTGTTGTATCGCATACTGCTATGGAGCCTTGGTAGCACCTGTCCCTGGCTTTTACTTCAAGGTGAACAAGAAGCTGTGTGGTAATGGGGTTCAGCCTGCAAGCATGAAGGAATTCAGAGGAGAAGCACTGCGTGGGAGGTGGCATCAGACAGTGATCAAGAACAATGATTCAGGAGCCTAACTGGCTGATCTAGCATACTCCCTCTGGGGTTTCAAACAAGTTTCCCTACCTCAACATGGGgtttattcattaaacaaacacTGAGTGCTCACAGtgagccaggctctgtgctggatgtgaagacacagggctCTGTGGGTGCCACCCAAGCCAGTGAACAGAAGGCATCTGTGTCTGGCCTGCAGTAAGCACCCATTAAATGGCtgttttttgatgttattgtggACAAGCTCAACAGGAATAGAATGATGATATACCTACCAAGAGAACTGCTAAAAATGTGGTTCctggaattcattcatttaaaaaataagaaatagggatgcaaagatttttcaatatccacatatcaatcaatgtgatacaccacattaataaactgaagaataaaaaccatgtgatcatctcaatagatgcagaaaaagcttttgacaaagatCAACATCCATTTAAgagaaaaactccagaaagtaggcatagagggaatatacctcaacataatgaaggccatatatgaaaaacccacagctaacatcatattcattggtagggactttcctggtggtccaatggtaaagaatccgccttccaaagcaggggatgcaggttcgatccctggtcggggaactaagattccatgtgcctcggggcaactaagcccctgtgcctcagctagagagcccacatgctgcaaactacagagcccacacactctggagcctgcgcgccacaactggagaggagaaaacccacatgccacaactagagagaagcctgtgtgccacaatgaagagaccatgcatcacaactaaagatctcgcatgcctcaacgaagatctcacataccacaactaagacccaacgcagcccaaataaataaataaaataaaaaaaaatcatactcatTGGTGAAAAGctcaaagcatttcctctaagatcaggaagaagacaaggatgaccactctcaccactttcattcaacatagttttggaagtcctaaccacagcaatcagaagaaaaagaaataaaaaggaatccaaattggcaaggaagaaataaaaatgtcactgtctgcagatgacattatactatacataaatcctacagatgccaccagaaaactactagagctcatcaatgaattcggtaaagttgcaggatacaaaattaatatataaaaatctgttgcatttctatacactagcaatgagctatcagaaagagaaattaaggaaacaatcccatttaccatcacatcaaaaagaataaacacctaagaacaaacctacctaaggaggcaaaaggcctgtactccaaaaactataagacactgatgaaaggaattgaaGATGACATATACGGAAAGATATActctg encodes:
- the TREX1 gene encoding three-prime repair exonuclease 1 — protein: MRCASQQAHSERSEKAFGDSTVGAWGGTDVGRRNSPGRLTSGAGLAHTSRWAGSGRFTSRHGCQRQKPAGKNQGVHPESFLPACYSAQRQIPTMGSQALPPGPVQTLIFLDLEATGLPFSQPKVTELCLLAIHRWALERLPTPQGPPSTVPPPPRVLDKLSLCVAPGKACSPAASEITGLSTAVLAAHGRQCFDANLANMLRAFLQRQPQPWCLVAHNGDRYDFPLLQAELAVLGLASALDGAFCVDSIAALKALEQADSPSEHGPRKSYSLGSIYMRLYGQAPPDSHTAEGDVLALLSICQWRPQALLRWVDAHARPFSTVKPMYVVTASTGTSPRPSAATATVPLARARGTSPNRGGNRNPKPLSPVKSPGAPPREGLLAPLGLLAFLTLAVATLYRLSLAIPGQ